The following coding sequences lie in one Pseudomonas syringae CC1557 genomic window:
- a CDS encoding Tim44 domain-containing protein, which yields MQRFLSIAMALCIGLTMSLDVNAARFGGGKSMGSAPTHQARQTAPSTPAATPGAAGRPAPAASGASRWLGPLAGIAAGGLLASMFMGDGFNGLQLFDILIVGLIAFLIFRFIARRRQQQQPKMAPAGAPYQREASQPGQNPIFGSSSPASTAPVINAPAWFNQERFLEAARGHFQALQQHWDANEMDKIAEFVTPQMLQFLKKERADLGDGFQSTFIDNLSVQLDGVDDRADKTIATLTFSGVSKTSRFDQGEVFSESWNMERPQGENQPWLVAGIRQNG from the coding sequence ATGCAACGTTTTCTAAGCATCGCGATGGCGCTGTGCATCGGGCTCACCATGAGCCTGGATGTGAATGCCGCGCGCTTCGGTGGCGGCAAGAGCATGGGCTCGGCGCCTACGCATCAGGCGCGCCAGACCGCACCTTCCACGCCGGCAGCCACACCTGGCGCTGCTGGCCGCCCTGCCCCTGCGGCAAGCGGCGCCTCGCGCTGGCTGGGCCCGTTGGCCGGTATCGCTGCCGGTGGCCTGCTCGCGTCGATGTTCATGGGGGATGGCTTCAACGGCCTGCAACTGTTCGACATCCTGATCGTGGGCCTCATCGCCTTCCTGATCTTCCGCTTCATCGCGCGTCGTCGTCAGCAGCAACAGCCGAAAATGGCCCCTGCCGGCGCGCCGTATCAGCGTGAAGCCAGTCAGCCTGGGCAGAACCCGATTTTCGGCAGTTCGTCGCCTGCTTCCACTGCGCCAGTGATCAACGCCCCGGCCTGGTTCAATCAGGAGCGCTTCCTGGAAGCTGCTCGCGGCCACTTTCAGGCGCTGCAGCAGCACTGGGACGCCAACGAAATGGACAAGATCGCCGAATTCGTCACCCCGCAGATGCTGCAATTCCTGAAAAAGGAACGTGCGGATCTGGGCGACGGCTTTCAGTCGACCTTCATCGACAACCTCAGCGTGCAGCTGGACGGCGTCGATGACCGTGCAGACAAGACCATCGCGACCCTGACCTTCTCCGGCGTTTCCAAGACATCGCGCTTTGATCAGGGCGAAGTGTTCAGCGAAAGCTGGAACATGGAACGACCACAAGGTGAAAACCAGCCATGGCTGGTGGCAGGAATTCGCCAGAACGGTTGA
- a CDS encoding SMI1/KNR4 family protein, which yields MEEVIEQLREANEPVPVPLELPDEDLLVEIEEQLFINIPFVFKEFLLTVSDVVYGSLEPVTVTDPQSHTYLPEVCATAWDLGVPRELIPICQDGDDYYCVEEDGTVLLWSAEEELVTEDSWESVWHWARDVWLES from the coding sequence GTGGAAGAAGTCATTGAACAACTGCGTGAAGCAAACGAGCCGGTCCCGGTTCCGCTTGAACTGCCTGACGAAGACCTGCTGGTCGAGATCGAGGAACAGCTGTTCATCAATATTCCGTTCGTCTTCAAGGAGTTTCTCCTGACGGTCAGCGATGTGGTGTATGGCAGCCTTGAGCCCGTCACAGTGACTGACCCGCAGTCGCATACCTACCTGCCGGAAGTCTGCGCTACCGCCTGGGATCTGGGCGTGCCGCGCGAGCTGATTCCGATCTGTCAGGACGGTGACGATTATTACTGCGTCGAAGAAGACGGAACCGTGCTGCTGTGGTCTGCCGAGGAAGAGCTGGTCACCGAAGACAGCTGGGAGTCGGTCTGGCATTGGGCTCGGGATGTCTGGCTGGAAAGCTGA